The Humulus lupulus chromosome 3, drHumLupu1.1, whole genome shotgun sequence genome window below encodes:
- the LOC133823802 gene encoding uncharacterized protein LOC133823802, which produces MKIRGQGSSSKSVKSQQETIPESVPTATPPIPASIPAVSPTTARKKVLALSGPIGSSILGASSQGVTFPNLDAEPILASAVSLASPEGQVKAKPTLATSHSKSISTEAVSDPSDHDSESSLSPDVLTPKAKGKRKTKVVGTKKGKKAKVAQTKGTNSISDLSPLSRFKLKAKINPPPCTSSEDISHETEDSQPELDPSLTEPNPNVPLDDLAKETKYEEDPSEASPVSSDPKGTTPLAFPELSSKLAKQKGAHVYVRGHWYKFGPSEIAKALNLVPVEIDDSIEFANDQVVSELVGQVMVWEPSTSLRVMDLTHYYGALFKFAMFNWLPTTHSSTITQDMAFLLFKIGTGVAIDLAASHAYTVKDDNAPSTARKVKGINLAGPGSGNVVNDTPAVPTDLASVQTGITSLFDRFTLMEETQRQILASLAILSASSSPAP; this is translated from the exons atgaagatTCGAGGCCAAGGTTCATCTTCCAAGTCCGTGAAGTCTCAGCAGGAGACAATTCCTGAGTCAGTTCCCACTGCCACTCCTCCAATCCCAGCATCAATCCCTGCTGTCTCTCCTaccacagcaagaaagaaggttcttgctctttcggGTCCTATAGGATCTTCTATTCTTGGAGCTTCTAGTCAAGGAGTTACGTTCCCCAACTTGGATGCTGAGCCAATCCTAGCTTCGGCGGTTTCACTCGCCTCTCCCGAAGGTCAAGTAAAAGCCAAACCGACCTTGGCAACAAGTCATTCCAAATCAATTTCCACTGAAGCTGTGTCTGATCCATCAGATCATGACTCTGAATCATCACTATCTCCTGATGTGTTGAcccccaaggcaaagggcaaacgCAAGACCAAAGTTGTTGgaacaaagaaagggaagaaggccaaagtggctcaAACAAAAGGTACCAACTCCATCTCTGATTTATCTCCTCTATCCCGATTTAAATTAAAGGCAAAAATCAACCCACCTCCTTGCACCTCATCAGAGGATATTTCTCATGAAACGGAAGACTCTCAACCTGAGCTGGACCCTTCCTTGACTGAGCCAAATCCTAATGTTCCTCTTGATGATTTGGCGAAGGAGACTAAATATGAAGAAGACCCATCCGAAGCCTCTCCTGTTTCATCTGACCCAAAAGGCACCacaccattggcatttcccgAATTGTCTTCCAAACTCGCTAAACAAAAAGGTGCTCAT gTGTATGTTAGGGGACATTGGTATAAGTTTGGTCCTTCTGAAATTGCTAAAGCCCTCAATCTTGTTcctgttgagattgatgattctattgagtttgcaaaTGATCAAGTTGTGTCTGAATTGGTTGGTCAAGttatggtgtgggaaccaagcaCCTCTCTTCGAGTCATGGACCTCACTCATtattatggtgctcttttcaaattCGCAATGTTTAATTGGCTGCCTACCACTCATTCCTCTACCATCACTCAAGACATGGCttttctattgttcaaaattggaACTGGAGTCGCAATTGATCTTGCTGCT TCCCACGCCTATACTGTCAAAGATGATAATGCTCCGTCCACAGCTCGAAAAGTCAAAGGAATTAATCTGGCTGGTCCTGGTTCTGGCAATGTTGTGAATGACACTCCTGCTGTCCCGACTGATCTTGCTTCTGTCCAGACAGGAATTACAAGTCTTTTTGACCGGTTCACTCTAATGGAGGAgactcagcgccaaattcttgcttcatTGGCCATTCTCAGTGCATCCAGCTCTCCTGCTCCATGA